From the Chryseobacterium sp. G0201 genome, the window ATTAATAAAGGAACGGGAGGATCATTCGTAGACGCTTCCAGTAATTTGGGAAATATGGGGCTTCGTTTGGAAAATACAACCAATGGCAATGCTGTTATCCAGCATTTTGTAACAAAAAATAGTGGCGGTGCCACAAGACAGTTTGTTTTGGGAGTAAATCCTCAAGGTTCTGGTGGTGGTGGTGTATTTGTCATGAGCCGTGATACAGCTTCTGATTTTCTGGTTGATCTTTCTAATGGAAATATTGGTGCAGGAGTTTTCCCCAGTACAAATACCAAATTTGACGTGGGAACTCCGTCAGGTACGACAGAATTTCCTATCATTCGTGTTTCTAATACTTCAACACTTGCTACAGGTAATAAAGCAATTATAGGTTTTAATGCTTATAATGGAGGCGGAGCAACCTGGGGTATGGGTACTGAGCAGTTAAGTACGAACGTATTTGACAGTAATTTTCATATTTATTATTCCGGAGGAGGGACATACGTAAAAAACTTTACAGTAGCACCAGATATTGTAGGTTCTTCTGCGTCAAGGCTTAGACTGGGAATTAATACTGCATCTCCACAAAATTTTCTGGATTTAGGACCTTTTGTAGGTTCAAGTATTACTGATGCAGTAGGCAAAAAGTTTGCTATTTATAATAGTGCTGCAGGAACCGATTTTTATGGTCTGGGAGTAAGTGCAAATGCATTACAGTTTCATGCATCATCTACACCTACCGAAGCACCACAAATGGTATTGTCTGGTAATGGTTATTTAGGAATTGGTATTACAAGCCCTACATCACCTATACATGTAGATAGTCCAAATTCTATTGTTCAGAATTTACAAACTTCCGCAACTTCTTTGGCGGGTGGAGTAATTCAGCTTAGAAAATCTACTGCTGCTGTTTCAGGTGATAACTGGGTGAATTTTATTGCTAACGGTGCTACTGTCGGTTTTATATCCAGCAACTCTGCTACAACGGTCGCTTATAACACCACTTCTGATGAGCGTTTAAAAGAAAACATCAAGAATACGCACCTTGGGATTGGTGACGTTATGAAAATTAGTGTAAAAGATTACAACTATAAAGCAGATGCAGGAAAAACTCCTCAAACAGGATTTATCGCACAGCAGCTTTATGAAGTGTTCCCAGGAGCTGTAACAAAAGGAGGTGCAGATGCTTCTAAAAATCCGTGGGCAGTAGATTACGGAAAAGTAACTCCTATTTTAACTAAAGCGATTCAGGATCAGCAAAAAGAAATTGAAACGTTAAAAAGTGAAGTAAAGGAGCTTACCCAACTGATCAAGGAAATGCAAAAAATGATTACCACAAAAATGCCGGATGGAGGTGCAATGGAGTCTACATCCGATCATAAATAACAGGCGAAATTTATTTTATTCTAAAAACATAAATACTATTTAAAACACATTCTCTATGAAAATCCCTTATGTATGGTTGTTTGAGAATGTGTTTTGTAAATGCAGACAGCGGCGGATTGATTATCAAACCATGGTTCCTATGGATAGAAATATTGCGGAGGATCCTTTTTGAAAAATTCCCAACTTTAATGGTTTGAAATTATAGGCATTTTCTAGAAATAACTTGAAAGAAAATTTATAAACACATTTTAATATATTACGATAAAGATTATTAAACAAATAAATATAGGAACGCCATAATGAATATCAAAAAAACCGTGAGATTCTCACGGTTTTTTAATTATATAGTAAATAAGATTATATTACTTTTACAATGAAATAGCTTTTCTTTCCTTTTTGAAGTAATAAAAATTTACCATCGATAAGGTCACTTTTACTAACTGTAAATGTGCCATTCACTTTTTGTTTGTTAACAGAGATCGAATTTCCTTTTATTTCTCTTTGAGCCTCACTTTTAGACTTCAAGAAATCTGATTCGGAAAGTAAATCAATTATATTTAAACCAATAATTTTAGATTGTAGCATTTCATTATTCGGAATTGCATCAAAAATTTCGGTAAATATTTGCTCATTCATATCTTCCATTCCTTTACTAAATAGAATTTCAGATGCTCTTAAGGCATTTTCATATTCTTCTCTATTGTGAACCCAAACCGTTACTTCTTCCGCCAATCTCTTTTGAAGTTTTCTTTCGTGTGGAGCTGTTTTATGATCTTCAATTAAGGCATCAATTGCTTCTTTGCTCAAGAAAGTATAGAATTTAATAAATCTTTCAGCATCACTATCTGTAGCATTCAACCAAAATTGGTAGAATTTATAAGGAGAAGTTTTCTTTTTGTCTAACCAGTAATTTTCACCGCTTTCAGACTTTCCGAATTTAGAACCGTCAGCTTTAGTGATCAAAGGAACCGTTAATGCAAATGCTTCACCTTGAGCTTTTCTACGGATCAATTCTGTTCCAGTCGTGATATTTCCCCACTGGTCAGAACCTCCCATTTGAAGCTTAACGTTATTATTTTGGTATAAATGAAGAAAATCATATCCTTGAATCAATTGATACGTAAATTCCGTAAAACTCATTCCGTCAACCCCTGCGTCTCCGGAAAGTCTTTTCTTTACAGAATCTTTCGCCATCATGTAATTTACGGTGATATTTTTTCCAACATTTTTAGCGAAATCAAGGAATGAAATATTTTTCATCCAATCGTAATTATTCACCAATTCAGCTTTGTTAGGCTCATTTCCATCAAAATTCAAAAATCTTGAAAGTTGATTTTTCAGACAATCAACATAATGTAAAAGTGTTTCTTCGTCTAAAAGATTTCTCTCTGCAGACTTTCCTGAAGGATCTCCGATCATACCTGTAGCACCGCCTACCAAAGCAATCGGCTTGTGACCGTGCTGTTGAAAATGTGCTAAAATTTTTATCTGAATAAGACTTCCAATATGCAAAGAATCTGCGGTAGGATCAAAACCGATATAGGCAGTCGTCATTTCCTTATTCAGTTGTTCATCCGTTCCGGGCATCATGTCGGCAAAAAGCCCGCGCCATTTCAGTTCTTCAATAAAAGAGTTCATTATTTTTTGCTTTAAAATTTAATGTGCAAAGATAATAAATTCAAGATTAAATAGATAAGCATTCATCGTTTATAACTTATCATTTATAATTATTAGGAGCAATTTCCAGCTTTTCGCTATATCTTTTGGGTTACGGGCTTCGCTTCGCTACGCCCGCAACCCAAAAGGATGCCGCTGCAATCTGGGCTAGGGTGATGGTCACTCTTTTCAAACGATCATTTTTGCAACAAAGTTTGTCATTCTGCACAAAATTAAATTTGCCTTTTTACTTAAAATAAATTATATTTGTTAGTAATGAACGACGAACAATTATTCCTGCTCATCAACAAAGCAAAGGAAAAAGACCAGAAAGCTCAAACCAAACTCATTAATATTTTTTGGGTGGATGTTTTCTCTTTTGTGATGAAGAAAGTAGGGGATGAAAATGATGCAGACGAAATTACGGTGAATGTTTTCTCAAAAGTACTGTCAAAACTCGATATGTACGATCCTCATTTTCAGTTTAAAACCTGGATTTTAACGATTGCTCAAAATACAATTATCGATTTTTGGAGAAAGAAAAGCCGAGACAACCAAGATCCAACCGAAAATCTGGATGAAGTAAAAAATCAATACGCAAAATCTCCCGAAGAATTAATGATCTCCAATGAAGAGCAAAAAAAGATAATCAAAACCATCGAATCTTTGGACGCCAACTATCAGGATATTATCAAATTAAGATTTTTCGAGGAAAAAAGTATCAAAGAAATTGCAGAAGAATTGGGAATTTCTGTTGCTAATACGAAAGTACGTGTCATGCGTGCCAAAAAAGTTCTCGCTGAATTATTGAAAAATAATGAGTTTGAAGATAATTAAAGAAGCCTTTTCAAGGTTTTAAATCTTGAAAAGGTTCCCGTCAGTATATTTTTTAGTTAAAAATAAACATCTTCCTTCGTCTGTGGAAGCGTAATTTTTCTCTGTTTTTCCAAGTTTCTATTTTGAAGATTAATTTTCACCCCTTTTTTAATAAAAGTTTCCTTTTTAGATTTTCCATACTCGGCAGTATTTTCAACTTCTTTTTCGAAATTAAGCTGTCCGGTTGAAAGATTAAATTCTACATTTGAAAAATATTCTTCAGGTTTTCCGTAGGTAGAATCATAGCCAATCAATTCAAAATGACCGTTCTGAAACCTATATTTATCGGTATAACCCCATTTCCAGCTGCTTCCTCCTGCTTGAGTGATCATCAAAATCCCCTTTTGTATTTCCATATCTTGGTAAGGATCTCCCATCATTCCGCCGCCTCTGCTTTCAAGAATTGCGTTTCTTGATTTTTCTAGGATAGTCCATTTTCCATTAATTTTTTTCAGAATCTGAAGTTCACGGATATTTCCCAGATCAGTTGTATCTTTTGTATTGTAAACGATCACTTTTTCAGGGATTTTATCACCATCCAAATCTCCGTCAACATATTGAATGACTTCTGAATCTTTCGGTTGAAATTCTTTTTGAGCAAAGCAAAACGTACTGAAAATAATAGATAGAAAGCAAAATGTAGTCTTCATAGAAAATATTAAGGTTTAAATTTACGAAATTATCTGTTCTATCAATGCCAGTCTTTGATTGTTTCGATAAAAAAATCCTTAACTTTGAACCTTCAATTTGAGAAATAAATGGAAAATTTAGTTCAAGATACTACCGTTCAAAAACCAAAATGGATTCGTGTAAAACTGCCTACAGGAAAGAATTACAGAGAATTGAGAACTTTGGTTGATAAATATAAATTAAACACGATTTGCCAGAGTGGAAGCTGCCCGAATATGGGTGAATGCTGGGGAGAAGGAACAGCAACTTTCATGATCTTAGGAAACATCTGTACAAGAAGTTGTGGATTTTGCGGCGTAAAAACCGGAAAACCAATGGATGTAAACTGGGATGAACCAGAAAAAGTAGCCCGTTCGATCAAATTAATGAAAATCAAGCATGCCGTTCTTACGTCGGTTGATCGTGATGATCTGAAAGATATGGGTTCAATCCTTTGGGGTGAAACCGTAAATGCTGTAAGAAGAATCTCTCCGGGAACAACAATGGAAACTTTGATTCCTGATTTTCAGGGGTTAACAAAACACATCGACAGATTGGTTGATGTAGCTCCGGAAGTGATCTCTCACAACATGGAAACCGTAAAACGTCTGACAAGAGAAGTAAGAATTCAGGCAAAATATGAAAGAAGCCTTGAAGTTTTAAGGTACTTGAAAGAAGCCGGACAAAGAAGAACGAAGACAGGTATGATGCTTGGGTTGGGAGAAACAAAAGATGAGGTTTTCCAAACGATTGAAGATATCAGAAACGCTAATGTAGATATTATTACTTTAGGTCAATATTTACAGCCGACTAAAAAACATTTGCCTGTTAAACAATTTATTACGCCGGAAGAGTTTGATGAATACGGGGATTTTGCAAGAAGTTTAGGTTTCAGACATGTTGAAAGTTCGCCTCTTGTAAGAAGTTCTTACCACGCAGAAAAACATATTCACTAAAAATACAAATCGCTTCGTTTTCGGAGCGATTTTCTTTTGTCATTGCGAGGAGCAAAGCGACGAAGCAATCTCATCAAAGAATTAAACATACAGTTTGTCATTCAGAACGAAACGAAGTGGAGTGAAGAATCTGAAATTATCACATAGAGATTCTTCCTTCGTCAGAATGACAAATTGGAGATTCTTTGCTGAGTCAAACGCCTTTGCGAACGAAAAAATATTCTCAATCATTAAAAAAACTTTGCGACCTCTGCGTTAAAATAAACTTAAATCATCCCTTCAACCTTATTCAAATGCTTCTTTTTAAACTCCGAGGGCGTTTCTCCAACATGTTGTTTAAATAATTTATTAAAATAAGAAAGACTTTCAAAACCCACTTGGAAACAAATTTCCGTGATACAGGAATTTTGCAGTAACAATAATTTAGCCTGATTAATTCTGTAATTATTTACAAAATCAGTGAAGGTCATATTGGTCTGTTTCTTAAAATATCGACAGAAAGCGGGAGTACTTAAACTTACAATTTGAGCAATTTCGTTAACGTTGGTTTTCTTATCGTAATTTTCATTAATGTAGTCGTAAATAGTTCCCATCCTGATTTTATCGTTTAGAAACCATTTTATTCGGGTGTCTTCGTTATTAAGTTCCTTTACTTCATCAGAATGAGCGAGAATGTTTAAAATTTCAATTAAACCGATCAGAGATTCGAAAGAATTTTCATCTTTCATACGATGAAGTTTTTCTACAACAATTTTTTTAGTGTCTCCTGAAAAAGATAATCCGAGGTAAGAACGGTCTAAAAGATATTTGATATTTTCAAATTCAGGAACAGGAAAAATGAGGTCTTGCAGGAAGTTTTCACGCATTTGCAGAACCAGCTGTTTGCATTCAGTTTGTATTTTATAATCAAAATTAAGGTGTGGAACATTGGAACCGATTAAGAGTAATTCACTTTCCTTAAAATCAGAAATATTTTTCCCAACATGACGGATTCCGTTTGATGCTTCTACATAAACAAGCTCTATTTCAGGATGATAATGCCAGAAAAAACAGTTTTTCAGGGATGGTGAAAACAGCTTAAAAGATTTCCCGTCTTCAAATTCAATGATCTCTTTCTGGATTTTCATTAGGTTCTATTTTGATTGATTATGATTTATAAATTATCTAAAAAGGTTAATATAGAGCAAATTTATATCATTTCAGTTAAAGTATAAAAGATTATTTCTTTCGAATTTTGCATTTTTAAAATAGTAAAAAATATCGGGATGATTGATAAAAGGATAATTCCACTCGCAATAGGTGGATTGGGAATCGGAACTACAGAGTTTACGGTGATGGGGTTGCTGCCTGATATTGCAAAAACTTTACAGATCACAATTCCGGAAACGGGACATTTGATCTCTGCTTATGCATTGGGAGTAGTGGTTGGAGCACCATTATTAATAGGATATTCCGTGAAGTTTCCACCTAAAAAAGTATTGATGGTGTTGATGGTCATCTTTACCATATTTAATGCTTTATCGGCTATTGCGCCTGATTATACAT encodes:
- the lipA gene encoding lipoyl synthase, with protein sequence MENLVQDTTVQKPKWIRVKLPTGKNYRELRTLVDKYKLNTICQSGSCPNMGECWGEGTATFMILGNICTRSCGFCGVKTGKPMDVNWDEPEKVARSIKLMKIKHAVLTSVDRDDLKDMGSILWGETVNAVRRISPGTTMETLIPDFQGLTKHIDRLVDVAPEVISHNMETVKRLTREVRIQAKYERSLEVLRYLKEAGQRRTKTGMMLGLGETKDEVFQTIEDIRNANVDIITLGQYLQPTKKHLPVKQFITPEEFDEYGDFARSLGFRHVESSPLVRSSYHAEKHIH
- a CDS encoding AraC family transcriptional regulator, with the protein product MKIQKEIIEFEDGKSFKLFSPSLKNCFFWHYHPEIELVYVEASNGIRHVGKNISDFKESELLLIGSNVPHLNFDYKIQTECKQLVLQMRENFLQDLIFPVPEFENIKYLLDRSYLGLSFSGDTKKIVVEKLHRMKDENSFESLIGLIEILNILAHSDEVKELNNEDTRIKWFLNDKIRMGTIYDYINENYDKKTNVNEIAQIVSLSTPAFCRYFKKQTNMTFTDFVNNYRINQAKLLLLQNSCITEICFQVGFESLSYFNKLFKQHVGETPSEFKKKHLNKVEGMI
- the tyrS gene encoding tyrosine--tRNA ligase, with the translated sequence MNSFIEELKWRGLFADMMPGTDEQLNKEMTTAYIGFDPTADSLHIGSLIQIKILAHFQQHGHKPIALVGGATGMIGDPSGKSAERNLLDEETLLHYVDCLKNQLSRFLNFDGNEPNKAELVNNYDWMKNISFLDFAKNVGKNITVNYMMAKDSVKKRLSGDAGVDGMSFTEFTYQLIQGYDFLHLYQNNNVKLQMGGSDQWGNITTGTELIRRKAQGEAFALTVPLITKADGSKFGKSESGENYWLDKKKTSPYKFYQFWLNATDSDAERFIKFYTFLSKEAIDALIEDHKTAPHERKLQKRLAEEVTVWVHNREEYENALRASEILFSKGMEDMNEQIFTEIFDAIPNNEMLQSKIIGLNIIDLLSESDFLKSKSEAQREIKGNSISVNKQKVNGTFTVSKSDLIDGKFLLLQKGKKSYFIVKVI
- a CDS encoding RNA polymerase sigma factor, translated to MNDEQLFLLINKAKEKDQKAQTKLINIFWVDVFSFVMKKVGDENDADEITVNVFSKVLSKLDMYDPHFQFKTWILTIAQNTIIDFWRKKSRDNQDPTENLDEVKNQYAKSPEELMISNEEQKKIIKTIESLDANYQDIIKLRFFEEKSIKEIAEELGISVANTKVRVMRAKKVLAELLKNNEFEDN
- a CDS encoding tail fiber domain-containing protein, yielding MKRKLLLISALCVLTTMHFNAQTGNVGINTITPGTTLDVNGAITNRETAVAVATNAATIPANISLARLTGAATAAVAITAPTAPNAGQRLIIYNNTTGGFAASLNSFTIPNGQALEFTYSNGGWRATNGGADTAGTNWNILGNTGTSPATNFLGTIDNQDMVFRTNNIEKARIAAGGNVGIGTTAPVATTHIINKGTGGSFVDASSNLGNMGLRLENTTNGNAVIQHFVTKNSGGATRQFVLGVNPQGSGGGGVFVMSRDTASDFLVDLSNGNIGAGVFPSTNTKFDVGTPSGTTEFPIIRVSNTSTLATGNKAIIGFNAYNGGGATWGMGTEQLSTNVFDSNFHIYYSGGGTYVKNFTVAPDIVGSSASRLRLGINTASPQNFLDLGPFVGSSITDAVGKKFAIYNSAAGTDFYGLGVSANALQFHASSTPTEAPQMVLSGNGYLGIGITSPTSPIHVDSPNSIVQNLQTSATSLAGGVIQLRKSTAAVSGDNWVNFIANGATVGFISSNSATTVAYNTTSDERLKENIKNTHLGIGDVMKISVKDYNYKADAGKTPQTGFIAQQLYEVFPGAVTKGGADASKNPWAVDYGKVTPILTKAIQDQQKEIETLKSEVKELTQLIKEMQKMITTKMPDGGAMESTSDHK